The uncultured Desulfuromonas sp. genome has a segment encoding these proteins:
- a CDS encoding VWA domain-containing protein — protein sequence MIDTFHFIRPLWLVALPLLWWVCWWLQRRRQRSGWQQHCDGELLPHILIGSAARRSALPIVLLWLAATLTPIALAGPTWQEQPQPIFRQQSALVILLDLSQSMNAADLKPNRLTRARLKITDLLRDRREGQTALIAFAADAFTVVPLTEDNHTITALLGSLQPELMPAQGSRPERAIELGVQLFQQAGAQQGMLLLVTDDDAPQQAQAAARAAHQAGYDLAVLGVGRAEGAPIPLAQGGFVKDSNGQMVLPRLNSSALKTLAQAGGGLYHPLTIDNRDLDTLLSALETSTEDPQQESRHSTTKRWQDEGPWLLWPLAVLVAVGFRRGWLMMLCLLVWLPQPAHALQWRELWRNDNQQAQQAFEQQDYTTAGEQFDDPDWKASALYRQGNFEQAEKLWQDNDTADAWYNRGNALAQSAQYQQAIDAYEEALQRAPDHEDALANKKAVEEFLKQQQDQQDQQDQQDQQDQQDQQDQQDQQDQQDQQDQQDQQDQQDQQDQQDQQDQQDQQDQQDQQDQQDQQDQQDQQDQQDQQDQQDQQDQQDQQDQQDQQDQQDQQDQQDQQDQQDQQDQQDQQDQQDQQDQQDQSADAESEDQEDFTDAQKQLLRRIPDDPGGLLRRKFLYQYNQRDQHASGEKPW from the coding sequence ATGATCGACACCTTCCATTTCATCCGTCCACTGTGGCTTGTGGCATTACCTCTGTTATGGTGGGTCTGCTGGTGGCTGCAACGCCGCAGGCAACGCAGTGGCTGGCAACAACACTGCGATGGGGAGCTGCTGCCCCATATCCTCATCGGTAGCGCCGCCCGACGCAGCGCCCTGCCCATCGTCCTGTTGTGGTTGGCCGCAACCTTGACCCCCATTGCCCTGGCCGGGCCAACCTGGCAGGAGCAACCACAACCCATATTCCGGCAGCAATCCGCGCTGGTGATTCTACTGGATTTGTCCCAGTCGATGAATGCCGCGGATCTCAAACCCAACCGGTTAACCCGGGCGCGGCTGAAAATCACCGACCTGTTACGTGACCGCCGCGAAGGACAGACCGCCCTGATCGCCTTTGCCGCCGATGCGTTCACCGTCGTGCCGCTGACCGAAGATAACCACACCATCACCGCCCTGCTCGGCAGTCTGCAACCGGAATTGATGCCCGCCCAAGGCAGCCGCCCGGAGCGTGCCATTGAACTGGGCGTGCAACTTTTTCAACAAGCCGGAGCCCAACAGGGGATGTTATTGCTGGTCACGGATGACGATGCCCCGCAGCAGGCGCAGGCGGCGGCCAGGGCCGCGCACCAGGCAGGCTATGACCTGGCGGTGCTCGGCGTTGGTCGTGCGGAAGGTGCGCCGATTCCGTTGGCGCAGGGCGGCTTTGTCAAAGACAGCAACGGCCAGATGGTGCTGCCGCGCCTCAACAGCTCTGCGCTGAAGACGTTGGCTCAAGCCGGAGGCGGCCTCTATCACCCTCTGACCATCGACAACCGCGATCTGGATACGCTGCTCAGCGCGTTGGAGACGAGCACGGAAGATCCACAACAGGAATCCAGACACTCAACCACCAAACGCTGGCAGGACGAAGGACCGTGGCTGCTCTGGCCACTTGCCGTCCTCGTAGCCGTGGGCTTTCGGCGTGGCTGGCTGATGATGCTGTGCCTGTTGGTGTGGCTGCCGCAACCGGCCCACGCCCTGCAATGGCGGGAGTTGTGGCGCAATGACAATCAGCAGGCACAACAGGCCTTTGAGCAGCAGGATTACACGACGGCCGGCGAGCAGTTTGACGATCCGGATTGGAAAGCATCGGCCCTGTACCGCCAGGGGAATTTTGAGCAAGCCGAGAAGCTCTGGCAGGATAACGACACCGCCGATGCCTGGTACAATCGGGGCAACGCCTTGGCCCAATCGGCTCAGTATCAACAGGCGATTGACGCGTATGAAGAAGCCCTGCAACGCGCCCCCGATCATGAGGATGCCCTGGCCAACAAAAAAGCGGTTGAAGAGTTCCTCAAACAGCAACAGGATCAACAGGATCAACAGGATCAACAGGATCAACAGGATCAACAGGATCAACAGGATCAACAGGATCAACAGGATCAGCAGGATCAGCAGGATCAGCAGGATCAGCAGGATCAGCAGGATCAGCAGGATCAGCAAGATCAGCAAGATCAGCAAGATCAGCAGGATCAGCAGGATCAGCAGGATCAGCAGGATCAGCAGGATCAGCAAGATCAGCAAGATCAGCAAGATCAGCAGGATCAGCAGGATCAGCAGGATCAGCAAGATCAGCAAGATCAGCAAGATCAGCAAGATCAGCAAGATCAGCAAGATCAGCAAGATCAGCAAGATCAGCAAGATCAGCAAGATCAGCAAGATCAGCAGGATC